One genomic segment of Paraburkholderia aromaticivorans includes these proteins:
- the ispH gene encoding 4-hydroxy-3-methylbut-2-enyl diphosphate reductase: MRVILAQPRGFCAGVVRAIEIVDRALQQHGAPVYVRHEIVHNRHVVDNLRQKGARFVEELDEVPQGAVAIFSAHGVAQTVERDAEARGLDVLDATCPLVTKVHVQGRQYVGAGRTLILIGHAGHPEVEGTIGQIPGKVLLVQSEAEVQTLDLPLDTPLAYVTQTTLSVDDTRGIIDALMSRFTDIVGPDTRDICYATQNRQAAVRELSKQVDVLLVVGATNSSNSNRLREIGSESGVASYLVADGSEVKPEWFANVQTVGITAGASAPEEMVKNVIDALGALGPVDVTTMAGREEKVEFKLPSKLMQPLAAREV; the protein is encoded by the coding sequence ATGCGAGTCATCCTTGCTCAACCCCGCGGCTTTTGTGCGGGTGTTGTACGTGCAATCGAGATTGTCGATCGCGCGTTACAGCAACACGGCGCACCCGTGTATGTACGCCACGAGATTGTTCACAATCGCCATGTGGTCGACAATCTGCGCCAGAAGGGCGCGCGCTTCGTCGAAGAACTCGACGAAGTGCCGCAAGGCGCCGTGGCGATTTTCAGCGCTCACGGTGTCGCTCAAACCGTCGAGCGTGATGCCGAAGCGCGCGGGCTCGACGTGCTCGACGCAACCTGCCCGCTGGTCACCAAAGTGCATGTGCAGGGTCGCCAATATGTCGGCGCGGGCCGCACGCTGATTCTGATCGGCCACGCGGGTCATCCGGAAGTGGAAGGCACGATCGGCCAGATCCCGGGCAAAGTGCTGCTGGTGCAGAGCGAAGCCGAGGTCCAAACGTTGGACCTGCCGCTCGACACGCCGCTCGCTTATGTCACGCAGACCACGCTGTCGGTGGACGACACGCGTGGCATTATCGACGCCCTGATGAGCCGTTTCACCGACATCGTCGGTCCTGATACGCGCGACATCTGCTATGCCACGCAAAACCGCCAGGCGGCGGTGCGCGAGTTGAGCAAACAGGTGGACGTACTGCTGGTGGTGGGCGCAACGAATAGTTCGAACTCGAACCGGCTGCGCGAGATCGGCAGCGAAAGCGGCGTGGCCAGTTATCTCGTCGCCGACGGTTCGGAGGTGAAGCCGGAATGGTTTGCGAACGTGCAGACCGTCGGCATCACGGCCGGTGCTTCGGCGCCGGAAGAAATGGTGAAGAACGTAATCGATGCGCTGGGCGCATTGGGGCCTGTCGATGTCACGACGATGGCGGGCCGTGAAGAGAAAGTCGAATTCAAGTTGCCATCGAAGCTGATGCAACCACTCGCCGCACGCGAAGTTTAA
- the hpnH gene encoding adenosyl-hopene transferase HpnH yields the protein MSIPLLQKVRVGAYIMRQHLSGNKRYPLALMLEPLFRCNLACNGCGKIDYPDPILNQRLSLEECLGAVDECGAPVVSIAGGEPLLHKEMPQIVKGIIARKKFVYLCTNALLMEKKMDDYEPNPYFVWSVHLDGDQQAHDHSVSQEGVYDKAVAAIKEAKRRGFRVNINCTLFNDAVPERVAAFFDTLGPMGVDGITVSPGYAYERAPDQQHFLNRDKTKQLFREIFKRGNNGKNWSFSQSGMFLDFLAGNQTYECTPWGNPARTVFGWQKPCYLVGEGYVKTFKELMETTQWEKYGTGNYEKCADCMVHCGFEATAVMDTVAHPLKALKVSLRGPKTSGAFTKDIPLDKQRPAEYVFSRHVEIKLEEIKVSGKGKKVQQTATAAN from the coding sequence TTGTCTATTCCGCTGCTACAGAAAGTCCGGGTCGGCGCATACATCATGCGTCAGCATCTCTCCGGCAACAAACGCTATCCGCTCGCCCTGATGCTGGAGCCGCTGTTCCGCTGCAATCTCGCCTGCAATGGCTGCGGCAAGATCGACTATCCGGATCCCATCCTGAACCAGCGCCTGTCGCTGGAAGAGTGCCTGGGCGCCGTCGACGAATGCGGCGCACCGGTGGTGTCGATCGCTGGCGGCGAACCGCTGCTGCACAAGGAAATGCCGCAGATCGTGAAGGGCATCATCGCGCGCAAGAAGTTCGTGTACCTGTGCACGAACGCGCTGCTGATGGAAAAGAAGATGGACGACTACGAGCCGAATCCGTACTTCGTGTGGTCGGTTCACCTCGACGGCGATCAGCAGGCGCACGATCACTCGGTATCGCAGGAAGGCGTGTACGACAAGGCTGTTGCCGCCATCAAGGAAGCGAAGCGCCGCGGTTTCCGCGTGAACATCAACTGCACGCTGTTCAACGACGCCGTGCCGGAACGCGTGGCCGCGTTCTTCGACACGCTGGGTCCGATGGGCGTGGACGGCATCACCGTTTCGCCGGGTTACGCATATGAGCGCGCGCCGGATCAGCAGCACTTCCTGAACCGCGACAAGACCAAGCAACTGTTCCGCGAAATTTTCAAGCGCGGCAACAACGGCAAGAACTGGTCGTTCAGCCAGTCGGGCATGTTCCTCGACTTCCTGGCCGGCAATCAGACGTACGAGTGCACGCCGTGGGGCAACCCGGCACGTACCGTGTTCGGCTGGCAAAAGCCGTGCTATCTGGTCGGCGAAGGTTACGTGAAGACCTTCAAGGAACTGATGGAAACCACGCAGTGGGAGAAGTACGGCACGGGTAACTACGAGAAGTGCGCCGACTGCATGGTTCACTGCGGTTTCGAAGCGACCGCCGTGATGGATACGGTGGCGCATCCGCTGAAGGCGCTGAAGGTCAGCCTGCGCGGACCGAAGACGTCGGGCGCTTTCACGAAGGACATTCCTCTGGATAAGCAACGTCCGGCCGAATATGTCTTCTCCCGCCACGTCGAGATCAAGCTGGAAGAGATCAAGGTTTCCGGCAAGGGCAAGAAAGTGCAGCAGACGGCTACTGCAGCAAACTGA
- a CDS encoding glycosyltransferase, giving the protein MAVVLFLLSCLSLLIWCVLLFARGGFWRARPAAPLIIEPRASWPAVAAVVPARNEVDVIGEAVTTLLQQDYAGEFHVIVVDDHSTDGTAEAARAAALQLQCPDRLTVLSAKPLPPGWSGKVWAQSQGIEAVRTLGLPAEFLLLTDADIGHPADAVSQLVARANAEQRDLVSLMVRLRCDSFWEKALIPAFVFFFAKLYPFSWVNNPRNRTAAAAGGCMLVRRSALEEAGGIESIRAELIDDCSLAARIKHRGTGRHPIRLDVAARSVSLRPYDNWREIWNMIARTAFTQLHYSPWLLAGTLAGMTIIYLMPPLAALVLGPTGWPAWLAWAAMCCAYAPMLSYYRRSPLWAPFLPLIALFYVGATFASAVRYWRGKGGQWKARVQAPVQER; this is encoded by the coding sequence ATGGCGGTGGTTCTGTTTCTTCTTTCGTGTCTTTCCCTGCTGATCTGGTGTGTGTTGCTATTCGCGCGCGGTGGTTTCTGGCGCGCGCGTCCTGCCGCGCCGCTCATCATCGAACCGCGTGCTTCGTGGCCGGCGGTGGCCGCCGTGGTGCCGGCCCGCAATGAGGTCGACGTGATCGGCGAGGCGGTCACTACGCTGCTTCAACAGGACTATGCGGGCGAATTTCATGTGATCGTCGTCGACGACCACAGCACCGACGGCACCGCCGAAGCGGCGCGCGCGGCCGCGTTGCAGTTGCAGTGCCCGGATCGCCTGACCGTGCTGAGCGCGAAGCCGCTGCCGCCGGGCTGGTCCGGCAAGGTATGGGCGCAGTCGCAAGGCATCGAGGCGGTGCGCACGCTGGGCCTGCCCGCGGAGTTTCTCTTGCTGACGGACGCCGACATCGGCCATCCCGCCGATGCGGTCTCGCAACTCGTCGCGCGAGCAAACGCGGAACAGCGCGATCTCGTCTCGCTGATGGTGCGTCTGCGCTGCGATTCGTTCTGGGAAAAGGCGCTGATTCCCGCCTTCGTGTTCTTCTTTGCCAAGCTATACCCGTTCTCGTGGGTCAACAACCCGCGTAATCGCACGGCCGCGGCCGCGGGCGGCTGCATGCTGGTGCGCCGTAGCGCGCTGGAAGAAGCGGGCGGCATCGAGTCGATCCGTGCCGAGCTGATCGACGACTGCAGCCTCGCCGCGCGTATCAAGCATCGCGGCACGGGGCGCCATCCGATCCGGCTGGATGTGGCGGCGCGCAGCGTCTCGCTGCGTCCGTACGACAACTGGCGTGAGATCTGGAACATGATCGCGCGCACGGCCTTCACTCAACTGCATTACTCGCCGTGGCTGCTGGCGGGCACGCTGGCCGGCATGACGATCATCTATTTGATGCCGCCGCTGGCCGCCCTGGTGCTCGGTCCGACAGGCTGGCCCGCATGGCTCGCATGGGCGGCCATGTGCTGCGCTTATGCGCCGATGCTCAGCTACTATCGCCGCTCGCCGCTGTGGGCGCCGTTTCTGCCGCTCATCGCGTTGTTCTATGTCGGCGCGACGTTTGCGTCGGCGGTGCGTTACTGGCGCGGCAAGGGCGGGCAGTGGAAGGCGCGTGTTCAGGCGCCGGTGCAGGAACGCTGA
- a CDS encoding MMPL family transporter — MLKSSIVRLVAYSVRHPLRIVAVSFVLAVLSGVYVIHNFKINTDISRLIETDKQWSALDHAMDEAFPDRGQTVLVVVEARAPEFADAAAQALTAALKADPKEFVAVSQPAGGPFFEHNGLLFPSVDEVMSTTSQLVQSRPLVNALAHDPSLTGLAGTLTTSLLLPLQIGQVKLGDMSHLLTQSATTLDRVLAGQPASFSWRALVDRSAATEPARAFVIVQPVVNYDALEPGATASKSIRDTAAALHLDARYGATVRLTGEQPLADEEFASVKDGAVLNGIGTFIVVLIILWLALRSGRMIAAVFITLFVGLAITAALGLLLVGALNMISVAFMVLFVGLGVDFGVQFGVKYREERNRDNRLSAALMHTSHSIGVPLTLAAVAVALSFFSFLPTAYRGVSELGEIAGVGMFVAYFTNMTLLPALLKIFNPPGEAASPGFKQLAPVDDFLGRHRKPVLIGTLIVVIGATPLLTHLRFDFNPFHLKDPHTESMATLASLKDSPEAAVNNVHVLAPSLADADRIATRLRALPEVGRVNTLDTYVPADQQQKLMLIASAAQQLLPALQQQPAQQATDAVRVAALKRASNQLSLAADDHPGPGAAEAKHLSATLQKLAAADAATRDRAETAMSGTLRIALSQLANLLQPTEITRDNLPKEISAGWVSKDGRALVDISPKVKAGTDPNDDAMLARFAHAVKKAEPGAIGGPISILHSADTIIKAFLQAAAYALVSIAILLWIALRRLGDMLRTLVPLLVSALVTLELCVVFGMPLNFANIIALPLMLGVGVAFKIYFVMAWRHGQTGLLQSSLTHAVLFSAATTATAFGSLWLSHHPGTSSMGRLLALSLFCTLIGAVVFQPVLMGKPRARRAKQKGI, encoded by the coding sequence ATGCTGAAGTCATCTATTGTCCGTCTCGTCGCCTATTCAGTGCGTCATCCGCTGCGGATCGTCGCGGTGTCGTTCGTGCTCGCCGTTCTGAGCGGCGTCTACGTTATTCATAACTTCAAGATCAACACGGACATCAGCCGTCTGATCGAGACCGACAAGCAATGGTCCGCCCTCGATCACGCCATGGACGAAGCCTTCCCCGATCGCGGCCAGACCGTGCTGGTGGTCGTCGAAGCGCGCGCGCCGGAATTCGCCGACGCCGCCGCGCAGGCCCTGACCGCCGCGCTCAAGGCGGACCCCAAGGAGTTCGTGGCGGTTTCGCAGCCGGCCGGCGGCCCGTTCTTCGAACACAACGGCCTGCTGTTTCCGTCGGTCGACGAGGTGATGTCGACCACCTCGCAGCTCGTGCAGTCGCGCCCGCTCGTCAACGCCCTCGCCCACGATCCCAGCCTGACCGGCCTCGCCGGCACCCTCACCACGAGCCTGCTGCTACCGCTGCAGATCGGTCAGGTGAAGCTCGGCGACATGAGCCATCTGCTGACGCAAAGCGCGACCACACTCGACCGTGTGCTGGCCGGCCAGCCGGCCTCCTTCTCGTGGCGCGCGCTGGTCGACAGGAGCGCGGCCACGGAGCCGGCGCGCGCCTTCGTCATCGTGCAGCCGGTCGTGAACTACGACGCGCTGGAGCCGGGCGCGACGGCATCGAAGTCGATCCGCGACACCGCCGCGGCGCTGCACCTCGACGCGCGCTATGGCGCCACCGTTCGTCTGACCGGCGAACAACCGCTCGCTGACGAAGAATTCGCGTCGGTCAAGGACGGCGCGGTGCTCAACGGCATCGGCACCTTCATCGTCGTGCTGATCATTTTGTGGCTGGCGCTGCGCTCGGGCCGCATGATCGCCGCAGTGTTCATCACGCTGTTCGTCGGGCTCGCCATCACCGCGGCGCTCGGCCTGCTGCTGGTGGGCGCGCTCAATATGATTTCGGTCGCCTTCATGGTGTTGTTCGTCGGGCTCGGGGTCGATTTCGGCGTGCAGTTCGGCGTCAAGTATCGTGAGGAACGCAATCGCGACAACCGTCTGTCCGCCGCCCTCATGCATACGTCGCACAGCATTGGCGTGCCGCTCACGCTCGCCGCGGTTGCGGTCGCGCTGAGCTTCTTCTCGTTCCTGCCGACGGCTTACCGCGGCGTGTCCGAGTTGGGCGAAATCGCGGGCGTCGGCATGTTCGTCGCGTACTTCACCAACATGACGCTGCTGCCGGCCCTGCTGAAGATCTTCAATCCGCCGGGCGAAGCGGCTTCGCCGGGTTTCAAGCAACTCGCCCCGGTCGACGATTTCCTCGGCCGCCATCGCAAGCCGGTGCTGATCGGCACGCTCATCGTCGTGATCGGCGCCACGCCGTTGCTCACGCATTTGCGCTTCGACTTCAACCCGTTTCATTTGAAGGACCCGCACACGGAATCGATGGCGACGCTCGCGTCCCTGAAGGATTCCCCGGAAGCCGCGGTCAACAACGTGCATGTGCTGGCGCCGTCGCTCGCCGACGCCGACCGCATCGCCACGCGTCTGCGCGCCTTGCCGGAAGTGGGCCGCGTCAATACGCTCGACACGTACGTGCCCGCCGATCAGCAGCAGAAGCTGATGCTGATCGCGAGCGCCGCGCAGCAACTGCTGCCCGCGCTGCAGCAACAGCCCGCGCAACAGGCAACGGACGCGGTGCGCGTCGCCGCGCTCAAGCGCGCGTCGAACCAGCTCTCGCTCGCCGCCGACGATCACCCGGGTCCGGGCGCCGCCGAAGCCAAGCATCTATCGGCCACACTACAGAAGCTGGCCGCCGCCGATGCCGCCACGCGCGATCGCGCGGAAACCGCGATGTCCGGCACGCTGCGCATCGCGCTGAGCCAGTTGGCCAACTTGCTGCAGCCGACTGAAATCACGCGCGACAATCTGCCCAAGGAAATCTCCGCAGGCTGGGTATCGAAGGACGGCCGCGCCCTCGTCGACATCTCGCCGAAGGTGAAAGCCGGCACCGATCCTAACGACGACGCCATGCTCGCCCGCTTCGCCCATGCGGTGAAGAAGGCGGAGCCGGGCGCGATCGGCGGCCCGATTTCGATCCTGCATTCGGCCGACACCATCATCAAGGCGTTTCTGCAGGCGGCCGCCTATGCGCTCGTGTCGATTGCGATCCTGCTGTGGATCGCGCTGCGGCGTCTCGGCGACATGCTGCGCACGCTGGTTCCGCTGCTGGTCTCCGCGCTCGTGACGCTCGAGCTGTGCGTGGTATTCGGCATGCCGCTGAACTTTGCGAATATCATCGCGCTGCCGCTAATGCTCGGGGTCGGCGTGGCGTTCAAGATTTACTTCGTGATGGCGTGGCGCCACGGCCAGACCGGCCTCCTCCAGTCGAGCCTGACGCACGCTGTGCTGTTCAGCGCGGCGACCACGGCAACGGCGTTCGGCAGCCTGTGGCTCTCGCACCATCCGGGTACTTCCAGTATGGGGCGCCTGTTGGCGCTCTCGTTGTTCTGCACGTTGATCGGCGCCGTGGTTTTTCAACCCGTGCTGATGGGAAAGCCGCGCGCACGTCGCGCGAAGCAAAAAGGAATATGA
- a CDS encoding MlaC/ttg2D family ABC transporter substrate-binding protein has protein sequence MKRYLSAFLAAAVVSTAAYAQSAPDAVVKSAVEGTVAAMRADPQARGGDMAKITQLVQSRFLPATDFQRTTRIAVGKAWSTASPEQQKQLYEQFTLLLTRTYAASLSQLRDQDVKFNFLPTTVPAGAKDVVVQSHVLSNGGDDAIDYRMVKDPAGWKVYDINMMGAWLIQVYQTQFADQIAKGGIDGLIKFLTAHNSRSAG, from the coding sequence ATGAAACGTTATCTGTCTGCTTTTCTGGCCGCGGCCGTCGTATCCACGGCGGCATATGCGCAAAGCGCGCCCGACGCGGTGGTAAAAAGTGCCGTCGAGGGCACGGTGGCCGCCATGAGGGCTGACCCGCAGGCGCGCGGCGGCGACATGGCGAAGATCACCCAACTGGTCCAGTCGCGCTTCCTGCCGGCCACCGACTTCCAGCGCACCACGCGGATCGCGGTAGGCAAAGCCTGGAGCACTGCGTCGCCCGAACAGCAAAAGCAACTGTACGAGCAGTTTACGCTGCTGCTTACGCGCACCTACGCTGCCTCGCTGTCGCAACTGCGCGACCAGGACGTGAAGTTCAACTTTCTGCCGACCACCGTGCCGGCCGGCGCGAAAGACGTCGTCGTGCAATCGCACGTGCTCAGCAATGGCGGCGACGACGCGATCGACTATCGCATGGTCAAAGATCCCGCTGGCTGGAAGGTCTACGACATCAACATGATGGGCGCGTGGCTTATCCAGGTGTATCAGACGCAGTTTGCGGATCAGATCGCAAAAGGCGGTATCGACGGGCTGATCAAGTTTTTGACCGCGCACAACTCGCGCAGCGCGGGCTGA
- the hpnC gene encoding squalene synthase HpnC: MDVDQYEDFPVPSVLLPKALRAPMGVIYQVVRTAGDIADEGDWSAAERHARLADFRAGLDAVAQRRAAPVHPLLFGKLASVVAQYKLPLAPFYDLLHACAQDIDTNRYADRAALLDYCRHSANPLGHLMLHLIGAATPENLADADAICTASQLIGFWLDVSADWKKDRVYLPLADLRRFNVTEAHIANGVADQDWRALMAHEVSFVREMLVRGAPLALRVPGRLGVELCGAVHGGLRFLDRIETAGYDVFRERPVLNTFDWCVVAGRTVVMWLSRRVGVAARSIEGNA, translated from the coding sequence ATGGACGTCGATCAATACGAAGATTTTCCGGTCCCGAGCGTGTTGCTGCCAAAGGCGCTGCGCGCGCCTATGGGCGTAATCTATCAGGTCGTCCGCACGGCGGGCGACATTGCCGACGAAGGCGACTGGAGCGCGGCCGAGCGGCACGCCCGTCTCGCCGACTTCCGCGCCGGCCTCGACGCGGTGGCGCAGCGGCGCGCGGCACCGGTTCATCCGCTGCTGTTCGGCAAGCTCGCCAGCGTCGTGGCGCAGTATAAACTACCGCTCGCGCCGTTCTACGACTTGCTCCACGCGTGCGCTCAGGACATCGACACCAACCGGTACGCCGACCGCGCCGCGCTGCTGGACTATTGCCGCCACTCTGCGAACCCACTCGGGCATCTGATGCTGCATCTGATCGGCGCGGCCACGCCGGAGAATCTCGCCGACGCCGACGCGATCTGCACGGCGTCGCAGTTGATCGGTTTCTGGCTGGACGTCTCCGCTGACTGGAAAAAGGACCGCGTGTATTTGCCGCTTGCGGACCTGCGGCGCTTCAACGTGACCGAGGCGCATATCGCCAACGGTGTCGCCGATCAGGACTGGCGGGCGCTGATGGCGCACGAGGTGTCCTTCGTCCGCGAGATGCTGGTGCGCGGCGCACCGCTCGCGTTGCGTGTGCCCGGGCGGCTTGGCGTCGAGTTATGCGGCGCCGTTCATGGCGGGCTGCGTTTTCTGGACAGGATCGAGACGGCGGGCTACGACGTGTTTCGCGAGCGGCCGGTGCTCAATACGTTCGACTGGTGCGTCGTCGCGGGCCGCACTGTGGTGATGTGGCTGTCGCGGCGCGTCGGTGTCGCGGCGCGTTCAATCGAGGGTAATGCTTAA